Proteins from a single region of Oncorhynchus nerka isolate Pitt River linkage group LG18, Oner_Uvic_2.0, whole genome shotgun sequence:
- the LOC115146422 gene encoding cell cycle control protein 50B-like: MMKEELETTNRPDNTAFTQQRLPAWQPMLSAGIVIPGFVVIGLAFIGIGVALFITSQNITVLEKDYTGIETTSDCYKCSNPSDKNCTCKLEFSLSNLFEGPVFFYYGLSNYFQSQRSYGASKDEYQLSGDLDYFKTPISACSPYQYDANQNPIVPCGSLANSMFNDTFKLYQIVNGTKKLVPFDGKGIAWWTDYNIKYRNPSVTPLKNAFNGTVKPSFWSKPAYELDTSDPSNNGFVNQDFLVWMRRAALPDFRKLYRRITEGDYARGLPAGNYSLEIAYNYPVLSFGGRKKVVFSNVSWMGGKNQFLGIAYLVVGSLCVVMSMVMLIVYAKFKFPEDD, translated from the exons ATGATGAAAGAAGAGCTAGAAACGACCAACCGGCCAGACAACACAGCCTTCACCCAGCAGAGACTCCCTGCTTGGCAGCCCATGCTGTCGGCTGGTATCGTAATCCCTGGGTTTGTGGTCATTGGCCTGGCATTCATTGGCATAGGTGTTGCCCTCTTCATCACCTCACAGAACATCACAGTGTTGGAG AAAGATTACACCGGAATAGAGACCACCTCAGACTGCTACAAGTGCTCCAACCCCAGTGACAAGAACTGTACGTGCAAACTGGAGTTCTCCCTCTCCAATCTGTTTGAG GGTCCTGTGTTTTTCTACTATGGTCTGTCCAACTACTTTCAGAGCCAACGCTCATATGGGGCTTCAAAAGATGAATACCAGCTCTCAGGGGATCTGGACTACTTTAAG ACACCTATTTCTGCATGCTCTCCCTATCAGTATGATGCCAACCAAAATCCAATTGTGCCCTGTGGATCATTAGCAAACAGCATGTTCAATG ACACCTTTAAGCTCTATCAGATCGTGAACGGTACCAAGAAGCTTGTTCCCTTTGATGGAAAAGGAATAGCATGGTGGACTGACTACAACATCAAATATAGGAACCCCTCTGTTACGCCTCTAAAGAACGCATTCAATG GTACTGTGAAGCCATCCTTTTGGTCCAAGCCGGCTTATGAGCTGGACACCTCTGACCCATCCAACAACGGCTTCGTGAACCAGGACTTCCTGGTGTGGATGAGAAGGGCTGCCCTGCCAGACTTCAGGAAGCTGTATCGACGAATCACAGAGGGTGACTACGCCAGGGGCCTACCTGCAGGGAACTACTCCCTTGAAATCGCCTACA ACTATCCCGTGTTGAGCTTCGGTGGGAGGAAGAAGGTGGTCTTCAGCAACGTGTCCTGGATGGGCGGAAAGAACCAGTTCCTGGGCATCGCTTACCTGGTGGTTGGATCTTTGTGTGTTGTCATGTCGATGGTTATGCTCATTGTGTATGCTAAGTTCAAGTTCCCTGAGGATGATTAA